A genomic region of Kribbella sp. NBC_00382 contains the following coding sequences:
- a CDS encoding DNA alkylation repair protein, whose protein sequence is MELTAVALMAALREYAEPGKVVHKHYPGGGEVLGVPMRSTFDTAKVFTGMQFREVERLLDEASYEGRLAGFCVLDFKARAKRTTDNERQTAYELYLRRHDAIDSWDMVDRAAPHVVGRYLLTRTRDPLFDLARTSDPLRRRTAITAPLYFARFGTPADLNDLFAIAELLLADKNPVVSKPVGIALKYAGVLDESALRTFLKKHEAAMQSPTLRYAREKLK, encoded by the coding sequence ATGGAGCTGACTGCGGTTGCCTTGATGGCGGCACTGCGGGAGTACGCCGAGCCCGGCAAGGTGGTGCACAAGCATTACCCGGGTGGCGGCGAGGTGCTGGGTGTACCGATGCGGAGCACCTTTGATACCGCCAAGGTGTTCACCGGCATGCAGTTCAGGGAGGTCGAGCGGCTGTTGGACGAAGCGTCGTACGAGGGGCGGCTGGCCGGATTCTGCGTGCTCGATTTCAAAGCTCGGGCCAAGAGGACGACAGACAACGAGCGGCAGACGGCGTACGAGCTGTATCTGCGCCGGCATGACGCCATAGACAGCTGGGACATGGTCGACCGAGCGGCGCCACATGTCGTCGGCCGTTATCTGCTGACGCGCACTCGGGATCCGCTCTTCGATCTGGCGAGGACCAGCGACCCCCTGCGGCGACGCACAGCCATCACAGCCCCCTTGTACTTCGCCCGCTTCGGCACCCCAGCCGACCTAAACGATCTGTTCGCGATCGCCGAACTCCTGCTGGCCGACAAGAACCCGGTCGTCTCCAAACCCGTCGGCATCGCGCTCAAGTACGCCGGCGTGCTGGACGAGTCAGCGCTTCGGACCTTCCTCAAGAAGCACGAAGCCGCCATGCAGTCCCCCACCCTGCGCTACGCCCGGGAGAAGCTGAAGTAG
- a CDS encoding DUF998 domain-containing protein — MARLARGNRLLYCGLLAGPLFVLTFLIEGMFKGDGYDSLRHPVSSLALGDHGWIQTANFLVAGALTIAFALGLWRQARLGAVLVGIWGVGLLGAGLFTTDPVSGFPLGTPATVEYTTSGALHDAFSLPAFLALAVAQVVLARGWVLYSLLSAAAFVITFMLASAGFAQTESLVDVAGFFQRLAVIIGWTWLTFLAWRRC, encoded by the coding sequence ATGGCCCGGCTGGCAAGGGGAAACCGCCTTCTGTACTGCGGATTGCTGGCCGGCCCGCTCTTCGTCCTCACCTTCCTGATCGAAGGAATGTTCAAGGGTGACGGCTACGACTCACTGCGCCATCCGGTCAGCTCGTTGGCTCTCGGCGACCACGGTTGGATCCAGACTGCGAACTTCCTGGTGGCGGGTGCGTTGACCATCGCCTTCGCGCTCGGCCTCTGGCGGCAGGCGCGCCTGGGTGCGGTACTGGTCGGCATCTGGGGTGTCGGCCTGCTGGGCGCTGGGCTCTTCACCACCGACCCGGTCAGTGGCTTTCCGCTGGGCACACCTGCCACGGTGGAGTACACGACCTCCGGCGCGTTGCATGACGCCTTCTCACTACCGGCATTCCTGGCCTTGGCGGTGGCGCAGGTCGTACTCGCTCGCGGTTGGGTGCTCTACTCCCTCCTGAGCGCTGCAGCTTTTGTGATCACGTTCATGTTGGCGAGTGCCGGCTTCGCGCAGACGGAATCGCTGGTCGATGTCGCTGGGTTCTTCCAGCGCCTCGCCGTGATCATCGGATGGACCTGGCTCACGTTTCTTGCCTGGCGCAGGTGCTAG
- a CDS encoding DUF4031 domain-containing protein encodes MIYIDPPAWTAHNRLWSHLVSDSSYEELHEFARAAGIPARGFDRDHYDVPSDRYDDLVAAGAVPVSSRVIVQRLLASGLRHRKGT; translated from the coding sequence ATGATCTATATCGACCCGCCGGCTTGGACGGCGCACAACCGCTTGTGGTCGCATCTGGTCAGCGACTCGTCGTATGAGGAACTGCACGAGTTCGCGCGTGCCGCTGGGATTCCTGCTCGTGGCTTCGATCGCGATCACTACGACGTACCGTCCGATCGGTACGACGATCTGGTGGCGGCGGGGGCTGTGCCGGTATCGAGTCGGGTGATTGTTCAGCGGTTGCTGGCGTCCGGGCTGCGGCATCGCAAGGGGACCTGA
- a CDS encoding serine hydrolase domain-containing protein, producing MGAELDLSAFAGLGAVVGVSDRGQRSTGATGVAVDAPFRIASLTKTLTAAATVRAVQNKGLSLSQPVAGVLPELETSLTVEQVLAQCTGFNEAVTAAAVQALGEGDEVFLEAAKLVVAAGHEYPPGERWSYYNGNYFLAGAVLARLTGGTFEEGLEEFTSTVGLKSTVFTAGDYPRARRPSGGLWSTVPDLLSFCEFLLQDKGLLAEISTPRVWTPLTYALGWAVGPSGMLYLNGRLPGYRAGMLLSPGDEWAAVMLVDDTDALPAIAEYLDGLQRPLTGVPMAGMIDAFAA from the coding sequence ATGGGCGCCGAGCTGGACTTGTCGGCCTTCGCGGGGCTCGGCGCTGTGGTGGGGGTCTCGGATCGCGGGCAGCGCTCGACCGGGGCGACCGGGGTAGCGGTTGATGCGCCGTTCCGGATTGCTTCGCTGACCAAGACGCTCACGGCTGCGGCGACTGTGAGAGCCGTGCAAAACAAGGGATTGAGTCTCAGTCAGCCAGTGGCTGGGGTGCTGCCGGAGCTTGAGACATCGCTGACCGTGGAACAGGTACTGGCGCAATGCACCGGCTTCAACGAGGCCGTGACCGCTGCTGCCGTACAGGCTCTGGGTGAAGGCGATGAGGTGTTCCTGGAGGCAGCCAAGCTGGTGGTCGCCGCGGGGCACGAGTATCCGCCGGGGGAGCGCTGGTCCTACTACAACGGGAACTACTTCCTTGCGGGTGCGGTGCTGGCCAGGCTTACAGGCGGCACCTTCGAGGAAGGTCTCGAGGAGTTCACCTCGACGGTTGGTCTCAAGTCGACCGTCTTCACCGCTGGTGACTATCCACGAGCTCGCCGGCCGAGCGGCGGCCTGTGGTCGACCGTGCCTGACCTGCTGAGCTTTTGCGAGTTTCTGCTGCAGGACAAGGGGTTGCTGGCCGAGATCTCCACCCCTCGGGTGTGGACGCCGCTGACCTACGCACTCGGGTGGGCGGTGGGGCCCTCGGGGATGCTTTACCTCAACGGGCGGTTGCCGGGGTATCGGGCAGGGATGCTGTTGTCGCCGGGGGACGAGTGGGCGGCTGTGATGTTGGTGGACGATACCGATGCGTTGCCGGCGATCGCGGAGTACCTGGATGGGCTGCAGCGGCCGCTGACCGGAGTACCGATGGCTGGGATGATCGATGCGTTCGCGGCATAA
- a CDS encoding LacI family DNA-binding transcriptional regulator translates to MTPRVTIKTVAQAAGVSPSTVSNAYNKPDQLSAAVRERILAKAQELGYAGPDASARALRSGKAGAVGVLFTDKLSYAFSDPYAVGFLAGLAEVAEEFTTSLLLMPISSTDIESGTNAVRQAAIDTAAIFCVDHGHPALEMLKNRGIPTVSTQRGHDLADGWVAIDELDAAAAMGEHLARLGHRDVVVLVDNHKATSSQPIELDLDEINCDDCELRIAGLRKTMSDARFRVVSGGHNAFGSGLAAAGWVLDSQDRPTAIAGLSDVQALGAIQAMKTRGLVPGRDLTVTGFDDIPAAETAGLTTIRQPINDKGRAVGRLLLDPNATERHLTMPTELVVRASSGPAPRN, encoded by the coding sequence ATGACACCCCGAGTCACGATCAAGACCGTCGCCCAGGCGGCCGGAGTGTCGCCGTCGACCGTCTCCAACGCCTACAACAAGCCTGACCAGCTCTCCGCCGCGGTCCGCGAGCGGATCCTGGCCAAGGCCCAAGAGCTCGGGTACGCCGGTCCTGACGCCTCCGCCCGCGCCCTGCGCAGCGGCAAGGCGGGTGCGGTCGGCGTGCTGTTCACCGACAAGCTCTCCTACGCCTTCTCCGACCCGTACGCGGTGGGCTTCCTGGCCGGCCTGGCCGAGGTCGCCGAGGAGTTCACCACCAGCCTGCTGCTGATGCCGATCAGCTCGACCGACATCGAGTCCGGGACGAACGCGGTCCGCCAGGCCGCGATCGACACCGCCGCGATCTTCTGCGTGGATCACGGCCACCCGGCCCTGGAGATGCTGAAGAACCGGGGCATTCCGACGGTATCGACCCAGCGCGGACACGACCTGGCCGACGGCTGGGTGGCGATCGACGAGCTGGACGCCGCGGCCGCGATGGGCGAGCACCTGGCCCGACTCGGTCACCGCGACGTCGTCGTACTGGTCGACAACCACAAGGCGACCAGCAGCCAGCCGATCGAGCTGGACCTCGACGAGATCAACTGCGACGACTGCGAGCTCAGGATCGCCGGTCTGCGCAAGACGATGTCCGATGCCCGGTTCAGGGTCGTCTCGGGCGGCCACAACGCCTTCGGGTCCGGGCTGGCAGCGGCCGGCTGGGTGCTCGACTCGCAGGACCGGCCGACCGCGATCGCCGGGCTGAGCGACGTCCAGGCGCTCGGCGCGATCCAGGCGATGAAGACCCGCGGCCTGGTTCCCGGCCGGGACCTGACGGTGACCGGCTTCGACGACATCCCCGCTGCCGAGACGGCCGGGCTGACCACGATCCGGCAGCCGATCAACGACAAGGGCCGCGCCGTCGGGCGGCTGCTGCTGGACCCGAACGCGACCGAGCGGCACCTCACGATGCCGACCGAGCTGGTCGTCCGCGCCAGCAGCGGTCCCGCACCCCGCAACTGA
- the tuf gene encoding elongation factor Tu, whose amino-acid sequence MAKSQFVRTKPHLNIGTMGHVDHGKTTLTAAITKVLAERYPSLNSFVAFDGIDRAPEEVQRGITINISHVEYETANRHYAHVDMPGHADYVKNMITGAAQVDAAILVVSAQDGAMPQTREHVLLAQRVGVPYLVVALNKADAVDDPELLDLVELEVRELLSEYGFPGDEVPVVRVSGLRALEGDPEWMKAVGDLLDAVDDYVPVPDRELGEPFLMPIENVLTISGRGTVVTGAVEQGSLKLGDAVEVVGLGPTVTSTAIGLETFGKSLESAEAGDNAAVLLRGIKRDEVRRGQVLVLPGSVQPHRKFRAQLHALSTAEGGRHTPFAADYRPQFYFRTTDVSGGIDLGDIALVMPGDTIELGVELEKPIAMTVGLGFAVREGGHTVAAGTVTELRD is encoded by the coding sequence ATGGCCAAGAGCCAGTTCGTGCGGACCAAGCCGCACCTCAACATCGGCACCATGGGGCACGTGGACCATGGCAAGACCACGCTGACCGCCGCGATCACCAAGGTGCTCGCCGAGCGCTACCCGAGCCTCAACTCGTTCGTCGCGTTCGACGGGATCGACCGGGCGCCCGAGGAGGTCCAGCGCGGGATCACGATCAACATCTCGCACGTCGAGTACGAGACCGCCAACCGGCACTACGCGCACGTCGACATGCCCGGGCACGCCGACTACGTGAAGAACATGATCACCGGCGCCGCCCAGGTGGACGCCGCGATCCTGGTCGTGTCGGCGCAGGACGGCGCCATGCCGCAGACCCGTGAGCACGTACTGCTCGCGCAACGCGTCGGGGTGCCGTACCTGGTCGTCGCGCTGAACAAGGCCGACGCCGTCGACGACCCCGAGCTGCTCGACCTGGTCGAGTTGGAGGTCCGCGAGCTCCTGTCGGAGTACGGCTTCCCGGGCGACGAGGTACCGGTCGTGCGCGTCTCCGGTCTGCGTGCGCTCGAGGGCGACCCCGAGTGGATGAAGGCCGTCGGCGACCTGCTCGACGCCGTCGACGACTACGTACCCGTCCCCGACCGTGAGCTGGGCGAGCCGTTCCTGATGCCGATCGAGAACGTACTCACCATCAGCGGTCGTGGCACCGTCGTCACCGGCGCGGTCGAGCAGGGTTCGCTCAAGCTCGGCGACGCCGTGGAGGTCGTGGGTCTCGGCCCGACGGTCACCAGTACGGCGATCGGGCTGGAGACGTTCGGCAAGTCGCTGGAGTCCGCGGAGGCGGGCGACAACGCGGCCGTACTGCTGCGTGGCATCAAGCGCGACGAGGTCCGTCGTGGCCAGGTACTGGTGCTGCCGGGCAGTGTGCAGCCGCACCGCAAGTTCCGGGCGCAACTGCACGCGCTGTCGACAGCCGAAGGAGGCCGCCACACCCCCTTCGCCGCCGACTACCGCCCACAGTTCTACTTCCGCACCACGGACGTATCGGGTGGTATCGACCTGGGTGACATCGCCCTGGTCATGCCCGGCGACACGATCGAGCTCGGCGTGGAACTGGAGAAGCCGATCGCCATGACGGTAGGCCTGGGCTTCGCTGTCCGCGAAGGCGGCCACACGGTAGCCGCCGGTACGGTCACCGAACTCCGCGATTGA
- a CDS encoding peptidyl-tRNA hydrolase, whose amino-acid sequence MSSEEYVLTLVLQVEKVERPGQTDALETAARAVLAILADERSVGEGEWAEAMRGWQDARIRKVVRRARGAEWRRAEALPGITVTGGTAVVRVFPPVPLDEVPKDLAKLQVTGTDLEDPEELPVPEHGAPVIWVNPGLTMSTGKTMAQVGHGVHLAWFELSDADRKAWQEDGFRLAVRTATPALWKDLMASGLPVVQDAGFTEIDPGSYTVIADHPALR is encoded by the coding sequence GTGAGTTCTGAAGAGTATGTGTTGACGCTGGTGCTGCAGGTGGAGAAGGTGGAGCGGCCTGGGCAGACGGATGCGCTGGAGACGGCGGCGCGGGCGGTGCTGGCGATCCTGGCGGATGAGCGGTCGGTTGGCGAGGGGGAGTGGGCCGAGGCGATGCGCGGCTGGCAGGACGCGCGGATCCGGAAGGTGGTCCGCCGGGCGCGGGGTGCCGAGTGGCGCAGGGCGGAGGCGCTGCCGGGGATCACGGTGACGGGTGGGACGGCCGTAGTACGGGTGTTTCCGCCGGTACCGCTCGATGAGGTGCCCAAGGACCTGGCCAAGCTGCAGGTCACCGGGACGGACCTGGAGGACCCAGAGGAGCTGCCCGTACCTGAGCATGGCGCGCCAGTGATCTGGGTGAACCCCGGGCTCACCATGTCCACCGGCAAGACGATGGCCCAGGTCGGTCACGGGGTGCATCTGGCGTGGTTCGAGCTCTCGGATGCCGATCGGAAAGCGTGGCAGGAGGACGGGTTCCGCCTGGCCGTCCGGACTGCCACACCGGCCTTGTGGAAAGACTTGATGGCCAGTGGGCTTCCCGTAGTACAGGACGCTGGTTTCACTGAGATCGACCCCGGGAGCTACACGGTCATCGCAGACCATCCCGCGCTTCGGTAG
- a CDS encoding copper homeostasis protein CutC, which yields MGSLLEIIALHPADAEAAQEGGADRLELCASMEADGLCPSVSTVSAIRRVTDLPLRVMLRLSNSFGTDGAELNRLTAMAQSYLSAGADGFVFGFLNADNEVDVESAAALASTFAGTPWTFHRAVDAVLEQEKAWRALRSLPGLDCVLTAGSSLGVGHGLDDLLKLASGDEQVAKVMMAGGSLQPEHVPWLYGAGVRRFHVGSSVRQDGSWTKAYVNSRFVRAWRNLLDAQDEKA from the coding sequence ATGGGTTCGTTGCTGGAGATCATCGCTTTGCATCCGGCGGATGCCGAGGCGGCTCAGGAGGGCGGCGCGGACCGGCTGGAGCTGTGCGCCTCGATGGAGGCCGACGGCCTGTGCCCGTCGGTGTCCACGGTGAGCGCCATCCGCCGGGTGACCGACCTGCCGTTGCGGGTGATGTTGCGGCTGTCGAACTCGTTCGGCACCGACGGCGCCGAGCTGAACCGGCTGACCGCGATGGCGCAGTCCTACCTGTCGGCGGGCGCGGACGGGTTCGTGTTCGGGTTCCTGAACGCGGACAACGAGGTGGATGTCGAGTCGGCCGCTGCGCTCGCGAGCACCTTTGCCGGTACGCCGTGGACGTTCCACCGGGCTGTCGACGCCGTGCTCGAGCAGGAGAAGGCGTGGCGCGCGCTGCGGAGCCTGCCGGGGCTGGACTGCGTACTGACTGCGGGGTCGTCGCTCGGAGTCGGGCATGGGCTGGACGATCTGCTCAAGCTGGCGTCCGGTGATGAGCAGGTGGCGAAGGTGATGATGGCGGGCGGCTCGCTCCAGCCGGAACATGTGCCCTGGCTGTACGGGGCCGGGGTCCGGCGTTTCCATGTCGGCTCGTCGGTGCGGCAGGACGGCTCGTGGACCAAGGCGTACGTGAACTCCCGCTTCGTACGAGCGTGGCGCAACCTGCTCGACGCGCAGGACGAGAAGGCATGA
- the bla gene encoding class A beta-lactamase has protein sequence MRRALLAALSATVLISTACSSEPKATAALASTPTPVASTSAPTPVSTPAPVSAEFRKLEAQYAARLGVFAVDTGSGRTISYRAGERFAFASTFKSLACGVLLAQAPDLGKLIRYDGSVLLPNSPITEKHVATGMTLRELCDAAIRYSDNAAANLILNELGGPPALQKALRKAGDHVSITTRTEPTLNEATPGDLRDTTTPRALATSLQKFTLGRALPPAKRATLTTWLLNNTTGATTIRAGVPAAWKVGDKTGTAGYGTRNDVAILFPPNHAPIMLAVMSTKGVKDAVPNDALIASAAKAAIKELRRAPDSSHRPPR, from the coding sequence ATGCGACGAGCCCTCCTTGCCGCCCTGTCCGCCACCGTGCTGATCAGCACCGCCTGCTCCTCGGAGCCCAAGGCAACAGCCGCACTGGCCTCAACGCCGACGCCCGTCGCCAGCACCTCAGCGCCGACGCCCGTCTCCACTCCCGCGCCGGTCTCGGCGGAGTTCCGGAAGCTGGAGGCGCAGTACGCCGCGCGGCTCGGAGTCTTCGCGGTGGATACCGGCTCGGGCCGGACCATCTCGTACCGCGCCGGCGAACGCTTCGCCTTCGCCTCCACCTTCAAGTCGCTCGCCTGCGGCGTCCTGCTGGCCCAAGCCCCGGACCTCGGCAAACTGATCCGGTACGACGGGTCCGTCCTGCTCCCCAACTCGCCGATCACCGAGAAGCACGTCGCCACCGGCATGACGCTCCGCGAACTCTGCGACGCCGCGATCCGCTACAGCGACAACGCCGCCGCCAACCTGATCCTCAACGAGCTCGGCGGCCCACCCGCCCTCCAGAAGGCCCTGCGCAAGGCGGGCGACCACGTCAGCATCACCACCCGCACCGAACCCACCCTCAACGAAGCCACCCCCGGCGACCTCCGCGACACCACCACTCCCCGGGCACTGGCCACCAGCCTCCAAAAGTTCACCCTCGGCCGAGCCCTCCCGCCAGCCAAGCGCGCCACCCTCACCACCTGGCTCCTCAACAACACCACCGGCGCCACCACAATCCGAGCCGGCGTCCCCGCGGCCTGGAAGGTCGGCGACAAAACCGGCACCGCCGGCTACGGCACCCGCAACGACGTAGCGATCCTCTTCCCACCCAACCACGCCCCGATCATGCTCGCGGTCATGTCCACCAAGGGCGTCAAAGACGCAGTCCCCAACGACGCCTTGATCGCATCCGCAGCCAAGGCAGCGATCAAAGAGCTCCGCCGTGCCCCAGATTCCTCCCACCGACCGCCGAGGTGA
- a CDS encoding Clp protease N-terminal domain-containing protein — translation MTTKVNDVRAVLVRGARAEAVEDGSPAIEAEHVLLALTELSGTTTARLLADAGLTHETTRAALDREWEQSLSIAGVAIAIAELPKATPDRSRSPQIGETAKLLLKRAMTTASATGGGRIGAAHLLVGALDTTLGRIPRALELAGINREALRDQAYQAATRQEH, via the coding sequence ATGACGACGAAGGTGAACGATGTCCGGGCCGTACTGGTCCGAGGTGCCCGCGCCGAAGCGGTCGAGGACGGCTCGCCCGCGATCGAGGCCGAGCACGTACTACTGGCCCTGACCGAACTATCCGGTACTACGACCGCCCGGCTACTCGCCGACGCCGGCCTGACCCACGAGACGACCCGGGCGGCGCTCGACCGCGAATGGGAACAAAGCCTCTCAATCGCCGGCGTAGCCATCGCGATCGCAGAGTTGCCCAAGGCAACACCTGACCGCTCCCGCAGCCCCCAGATCGGCGAGACCGCCAAGCTGCTCCTCAAACGCGCGATGACCACCGCGTCCGCCACCGGCGGCGGCCGCATCGGCGCCGCCCACCTACTAGTCGGCGCCCTCGACACCACGCTTGGCCGCATCCCCCGGGCCTTGGAGTTGGCCGGCATCAACCGCGAAGCCCTCCGCGACCAGGCCTATCAAGCAGCCACTCGCCAGGAACACTGA
- a CDS encoding dihydrofolate reductase family protein, whose translation MSRVIATAAVSLDGFVADTSDAVGPLFDWYENGPVEVYGTDPGRPFHVTQPSADYLQSIWPTIGVTLIGRRLFDLTNGWNGVPAVGDHVVVVTHAPPTDWPFPDAPYTFVDGIEEAVAQAKSLAGHRHVAVAAGNLTGQLLEAGLLDELVLSLVPVVFGTGRPFFGDYTGRQQLFNNPNVIEGDRVTHLHYTIQ comes from the coding sequence ATGAGCCGTGTCATCGCAACCGCTGCCGTCTCGCTGGACGGCTTCGTCGCCGACACCTCGGACGCCGTCGGCCCGCTGTTCGACTGGTACGAGAACGGACCGGTGGAGGTCTACGGAACCGACCCCGGGCGCCCGTTCCACGTCACCCAGCCCAGTGCTGACTATCTGCAGTCCATCTGGCCGACCATCGGCGTAACGCTGATCGGCCGCCGCCTCTTCGACCTGACCAACGGGTGGAACGGCGTCCCGGCCGTCGGCGACCACGTCGTCGTGGTCACCCACGCACCGCCGACGGACTGGCCCTTCCCCGACGCCCCGTACACCTTCGTCGACGGCATCGAGGAAGCGGTCGCACAAGCCAAGTCGCTGGCCGGTCACCGTCATGTCGCCGTGGCCGCCGGCAACCTCACCGGCCAGCTCCTCGAAGCCGGCCTGCTGGACGAGCTGGTCCTCAGCCTCGTCCCCGTCGTCTTCGGCACCGGTCGCCCGTTCTTCGGCGACTACACCGGCCGCCAGCAACTCTTCAACAACCCCAATGTCATCGAAGGCGACCGAGTCACCCACCTGCACTACACAATCCAATAG
- a CDS encoding ArsR/SmtB family transcription factor produces MSVDEEALDRAFTALGDPVRRALIARLSRGEATVNELAEPFEITKQAISRHLQVLEAAGLITRSRDGQRRPCHLNASALESLTSWIDEYRLTAEARYRRLDAVLDTVKEQEK; encoded by the coding sequence ATGTCGGTTGACGAAGAGGCACTGGACCGGGCGTTCACCGCGCTCGGCGATCCGGTCCGCCGGGCGCTGATCGCGCGGTTGTCCCGCGGTGAGGCGACGGTCAACGAGCTCGCCGAGCCGTTCGAGATCACCAAGCAGGCGATCTCCCGGCATCTGCAGGTGCTCGAGGCCGCCGGCCTGATCACCCGCAGCCGCGACGGCCAGCGCCGGCCGTGTCATCTCAACGCCTCCGCCCTGGAGAGCCTGACCAGCTGGATCGACGAATACCGCCTGACCGCCGAGGCCCGGTACCGCCGGCTCGACGCCGTACTCGACACCGTGAAGGAGCAGGAGAAATGA
- a CDS encoding SRPBCC family protein yields MSTNPTTIEAPAGTPFLSTTREFDATPAQLFRVQTDPELVAQWLGPRDLEMTIEEYDVRPGGRYRYIHRRGDQEFAFRGVFHTVEPDTLVIQTFEWEGAPGEVCLERATYEKTDTGVRLHTQSVFPSVAARDAAVESGMEHGINDSMDRLAELLARGEGA; encoded by the coding sequence ATGAGCACCAACCCGACCACCATCGAGGCCCCCGCGGGGACCCCGTTCCTCTCGACGACGCGTGAGTTCGACGCGACCCCGGCCCAGCTGTTCCGGGTCCAGACCGATCCCGAGCTGGTCGCCCAGTGGCTCGGCCCGCGCGATCTGGAGATGACGATCGAGGAGTACGACGTCCGCCCGGGCGGCCGGTACCGGTACATCCATCGGCGCGGCGACCAGGAGTTCGCATTCCGCGGCGTCTTCCACACCGTCGAGCCCGACACCCTGGTGATCCAGACCTTTGAGTGGGAAGGGGCGCCGGGCGAGGTCTGCCTGGAGCGGGCGACCTACGAGAAGACCGACACCGGCGTACGGCTGCACACCCAGTCGGTGTTCCCGTCGGTCGCGGCGCGCGACGCGGCGGTCGAGAGCGGGATGGAGCACGGCATCAACGACTCGATGGACCGCCTCGCCGAGCTGCTCGCCCGCGGGGAGGGCGCATGA
- a CDS encoding multicopper oxidase domain-containing protein produces the protein MKLSRRRFLGAAGGTGLALTLANCGLPGQTAELLKSKAPLPEAFKVALPIPPVKKPLRTHAGVDFYRVVQQKASLEILPGLKTEIIGYDGLLPGPTFDVRSGRTTVVEQVNQLDVPTVVHLHGGHTPAASDGWPLDLLMPAGEHHDHTGHSGMGGGDVKMGSRTYTYPNTQRAATLWYHDHRMDYTAPQVYRGLFGLHVVRDAEEDLLPLPGGDREIPLVLADRAFAADGSFLYPAAKDGPGVETKYMEGVIGDVMLVNGAPWPVLEVDAARYRFRILNASNARRYELALDPGPATFIQIGSDGGLLGAPVEHKTLVIAPAERFDVVVDFSKYQPGTEVTLLNKLDSGRAGQVMRFKVARKARDDSNVPAKLSSYAAVPEPSGLVHREWRFRRGSANGHQGWTINGKPFDPQQMQASIKLDQYEVWSFVTDVHHPVHVHLAPFQVLRRGGGKPGPYDVGWKDTVDIRPAEVVDVLIKFTAHKGKYLIHCHNLEHEDMAMMATFATI, from the coding sequence ATGAAACTGTCCCGCCGCCGATTCCTCGGAGCGGCCGGCGGTACCGGCCTGGCCCTCACCCTCGCCAACTGCGGCCTCCCTGGACAGACCGCCGAACTCCTCAAGAGCAAAGCTCCACTCCCCGAAGCTTTCAAGGTCGCGCTGCCGATCCCGCCCGTGAAGAAGCCGCTCCGCACACACGCAGGAGTCGACTTCTACCGCGTCGTCCAGCAGAAGGCATCGCTGGAGATCCTGCCCGGCCTGAAGACCGAGATCATCGGGTATGACGGACTGCTCCCCGGCCCGACATTCGACGTACGCAGCGGCCGGACGACCGTCGTCGAGCAGGTCAACCAACTCGACGTACCGACTGTCGTGCATCTCCACGGCGGGCACACCCCGGCCGCGAGCGACGGCTGGCCACTCGACCTGCTGATGCCGGCCGGTGAGCACCACGACCACACTGGGCACAGCGGCATGGGTGGCGGCGACGTCAAGATGGGCAGCCGGACGTACACCTATCCGAACACGCAGCGGGCCGCCACGCTCTGGTATCACGACCATCGGATGGACTACACGGCCCCGCAGGTCTATCGCGGACTGTTCGGCCTGCATGTGGTTCGTGATGCCGAGGAGGACCTACTTCCCTTGCCTGGTGGCGATCGGGAGATCCCGTTGGTGCTGGCAGATCGCGCGTTCGCGGCCGATGGCTCGTTCCTCTACCCGGCCGCGAAGGACGGGCCTGGTGTCGAGACGAAGTACATGGAAGGTGTGATCGGCGACGTCATGCTGGTCAACGGCGCTCCCTGGCCGGTACTCGAGGTCGACGCCGCGCGCTACCGCTTCCGCATCCTCAACGCGTCGAACGCACGCCGCTACGAGCTGGCACTGGACCCCGGCCCGGCGACGTTCATCCAGATCGGGAGCGATGGCGGACTGCTCGGAGCACCGGTCGAGCACAAGACGCTGGTGATCGCGCCGGCCGAGCGATTCGATGTAGTGGTGGACTTCTCGAAGTACCAGCCCGGCACTGAAGTCACTCTGCTCAACAAGCTGGACAGTGGTCGGGCCGGCCAGGTGATGCGATTCAAGGTCGCCCGCAAGGCTCGAGACGACAGCAACGTCCCGGCCAAGCTCTCGTCGTACGCCGCTGTGCCCGAACCGTCCGGCCTGGTCCACCGCGAGTGGCGCTTCCGCCGCGGCTCAGCCAACGGTCATCAAGGCTGGACGATCAACGGCAAACCCTTCGATCCCCAGCAAATGCAGGCATCCATCAAGCTCGACCAGTACGAGGTCTGGTCCTTCGTCACCGACGTCCACCACCCCGTCCACGTCCACCTCGCCCCCTTCCAGGTACTCCGCCGAGGCGGCGGCAAACCCGGCCCGTACGACGTGGGCTGGAAGGACACCGTCGACATCCGCCCCGCCGAAGTGGTCGACGTCCTGATCAAATTCACCGCCCACAAGGGCAAGTACCTCATCCACTGCCACAACCTCGAACACGAGGACATGGCCATGATGGCCACCTTCGCAACGATCTAG